DNA sequence from the Treponema sp. OMZ 838 genome:
CTTTCAGCTGCGGGATAGTGTTTTTACAGTGTTCCATACGCTTGGGACAGCGGTCATAAAAGTAGCAGCCCGTGCGCTGTTCCGTAGGTGAAGGCACATCTCCCGATAAGATAATTCGCTTGCGCTTGCGTTCGATTTCCGGATCCGGGATAGGAGCTGCGGAAAGGAGCGCTTCCGTGTACGGGTGCAGCGGTTTTGAGTAAAGCTCTTCGGCATTCGCAATTTCTACGATAACCCCGAGATACATAACCGCAACCCGCGTGGAAATATACTGGATAACGGCAAGATCATGCGCGATAAACACATAGGTAAGCCCGAATTCATCCTGCAAATCCTTAAAGAGGTTAAGAATCTGCGCTTGGATGGATACGTCGAGCGCGCTGACCGGCTCATCCGCAAGGATTAACTCCGGCTGAAGTGCAAGCGCACGGGCAATACCGATACGCTGCCGCTGTCCGCCTGAAAACTCATGCGGATACCGGTTGCGGAAAAAGCGGGAAAGACCAACCTTTTCCATTAATACCTCGACCCTGTCATCAATTTCTTTTTGCGTATACGAAAGGATGCCGCGCTTCGTTAAAATCTGCATCGGCTCTGCGATAATATTTCCTGCCGTCATGCGGGGATTCAGCGATGCATACGGGTCTTGGAATACCATCTGCATATCCTTACGCGCCTGCATCAGCGTATGGTGCGAACAACCGGCGAGCTCCATACCTTTAAACCGGACGGAACCCGATGTCGGCGTATACAGCTGCGCAATGGCGCGCGCTGCGGTTGATTTTCCGCAACCGGACTCCCCGACAAGACCGAGCGTTTCACCCTTTTTTACCGAAAAGCTGATACCGTCCACTGCACGGACAGCACCTTTCTTACGTGAGAAGATGCCCCCTTCCGCAAACGGAAAATGCATCTTTAAGTCTTTAACGGTCAATAATGCTTCCGATTCGTTATATCTTTCTTCCATAAATCCGCATCCTCCTATTCGTTATTTCCCGCAGATTCAGCTGCAGCATTGTTCGATACCGTTGCAACCGCTTCCCCTGCCGGCTTCCCCGACTGATAGAGCCAGCAACTGGTGCGGTGACTAGGGGAAAGGCTATATGAAGCGGGATATTCCGTTTTGCACTGCGGCATCGCTTCGGTACAGCGCGGATAGAACGGACAGCACGGTGGCAAGTCGATAACGTTCGGCGGCTGCCCGCTGATGGAGAATAACCGTCCCGTATTTTTTTGTCCATCCGCGGTACGGATTTAATTAATCCCCGTGTATAAGGATGTG
Encoded proteins:
- a CDS encoding ABC transporter ATP-binding protein, producing MEERYNESEALLTVKDLKMHFPFAEGGIFSRKKGAVRAVDGISFSVKKGETLGLVGESGCGKSTAARAIAQLYTPTSGSVRFKGMELAGCSHHTLMQARKDMQMVFQDPYASLNPRMTAGNIIAEPMQILTKRGILSYTQKEIDDRVEVLMEKVGLSRFFRNRYPHEFSGGQRQRIGIARALALQPELILADEPVSALDVSIQAQILNLFKDLQDEFGLTYVFIAHDLAVIQYISTRVAVMYLGVIVEIANAEELYSKPLHPYTEALLSAAPIPDPEIERKRKRIILSGDVPSPTEQRTGCYFYDRCPKRMEHCKNTIPQLKDKGNGHQVACFLCE